CGCCAATACTTTACCGCTTTTCTAACGCCCGCAAACGTTCTAGCTCATCCAGCGTTCTACTCACTAATCCAACGGCCAGAAGGACAATAATCGAAGTAAAAAAAGGCACCAATAGTCCACGGTAGTTAAGTTGTTCACAGACGAGCACCGAAAGAATTGAGCCGCTTGTAAATCCAATAAAAATTAATATTCGGGAAAGATTGGCTCCCTGACTAATCTCAAGCTCTTTTCTGTGGAGGTTTCCCAGATAAATGCGCGCAAGGTCGGAGCCGATATCTGTGCTGATTCCCGTTAAGTGAGTAGTTTTGATCTGTCCTCTGGTCATAATGGAAAAACATGCGTTCTGAAGACCGCAAAGAAACGAAAGGGCGAAGAGCAGAATGAAGTCTCTTAGTGTTACAAGCTCTTCACCAAAAGGCCCGAAGAGGCCATTGCTGCCAAAAAAGACTAGAAGGATAAGAATGATTGGCATTGCAGCAATCAAGTACTCAAAATGGGGTCTTTGGCCTTGCTCAATCCTTGCAATCGTAAATACACCGCTCGTGAATGCTCCCAGAATAAATGAACCTGGAAAGGCTAAAAGTTCGAGAGCAAACAAAAAATTTGTCCCTGCAAGTGACAATCCGATCTGGGTTCCAAAACCGGTTACATGTGAGACGTACCGACCGCATGAAAGAAATCCAAAGGCGTTGATAAAACCAGCTTGAAATCCTAAAAGACCCCACAAAAAAATATAGGGTTTGCGTGTAAATTCTTCCCGTTCTAACCGATACATGCCGCTCCTCTATGATGGTGTATATAGCGGCGAAAATAAAATTTGGAAATCGCTGCTTGTAGCGCTAGACGTGGTGGCCTAGACGCAAGCAGCGAGAATACATCAAGCGCGGACTGCGGCGACTTGATCCACTACCGGCAGCATCCCATACATCCATTTAAGATATATAAAAGCGGCTGTGAAGATGCCATTGAGGGTCGAATGTCCCAGCACGATCCAATCTCTTTTAAAAAACGCATAGACTAAATAGCAAAACGTAGCGGCAACACGTGTGCCAAGAGAGCTTTGGGAAATATTTTTTGCGTCTTTAGTCTGATAAACTCTCCATATCTGCAACGGCGTGCTCATAGTCGATAGAACAACGGCAGCAATTCCAAACAACTGAATTATAACCGTTTCAGTCAGAGATGCCTCATAGGCAGGAGGCGTACTCTTAGATTCAGAAGGTGCCGCTGATCCTGAATCCCCGACCGCGCTTACGCTGACCACGATTACCAAGAAAATCAACATAAGTTTCATGGTTATTTCATACTCGTCACAAATCCATTATCAATGGGTTGGGTGGGGACAAGATGGCTCTAGCCACCCCATGAAATGCCACCATCCACTGTTACTGCTATGCCGGTGATATATCGCGACGCTCGGTTACAGGCAAGCAG
This sequence is a window from Myxococcota bacterium. Protein-coding genes within it:
- a CDS encoding YoaK family protein — its product is MYRLEREEFTRKPYIFLWGLLGFQAGFINAFGFLSCGRYVSHVTGFGTQIGLSLAGTNFLFALELLAFPGSFILGAFTSGVFTIARIEQGQRPHFEYLIAAMPIILILLVFFGSNGLFGPFGEELVTLRDFILLFALSFLCGLQNACFSIMTRGQIKTTHLTGISTDIGSDLARIYLGNLHRKELEISQGANLSRILIFIGFTSGSILSVLVCEQLNYRGLLVPFFTSIIVLLAVGLVSRTLDELERLRALEKR
- a CDS encoding PQ-loop domain-containing transporter, yielding MKLMLIFLVIVVSVSAVGDSGSAAPSESKSTPPAYEASLTETVIIQLFGIAAVVLSTMSTPLQIWRVYQTKDAKNISQSSLGTRVAATFCYLVYAFFKRDWIVLGHSTLNGIFTAAFIYLKWMYGMLPVVDQVAAVRA